The proteins below come from a single Paenarthrobacter ureafaciens genomic window:
- a CDS encoding EAL domain-containing protein yields the protein MAGGAEIFPQLDGPERQSNGSGDAIRSEATPMREHVLDIISSILADDDPRNRSGRDRLRRLLDARPDNPEGALLEHLLETRKNTAQESRTAAREEAISLHFDSPDTDQTVAVPVHHEIREHIQAILAAKLLLTAFQPVHSLPDKNVVGVEALTRFVGEDGAGADVWFNEAAEAGFGTELEIAALHCALTAAKAIPHGMYLALNLTPATSRDSRVRALLASATLPPNRIIVELTGSLQAAEGYDGQEGLGPLRAAGLRLAVSASGAAFTSFYRIAELRPDIIKLDRHLIKGIDHNEGQRVRARAAIWLARQLGATVVAEGIETTGELNEVIGLEVTAAQGYLFGRPSTHPLDWSEWRIRSQPEAQPAL from the coding sequence ATGGCTGGTGGGGCCGAAATCTTTCCACAGCTCGATGGTCCGGAGCGACAATCCAACGGGAGTGGAGACGCCATTCGTTCCGAAGCCACGCCCATGCGAGAGCACGTGCTGGACATTATCAGCTCCATCCTTGCCGACGATGATCCGCGGAATCGAAGCGGCAGAGACAGGCTCCGCCGACTGCTTGACGCTCGTCCAGATAACCCTGAGGGAGCCTTGCTGGAGCACCTGCTTGAAACACGGAAAAACACCGCACAGGAATCCCGGACGGCAGCCCGAGAGGAAGCCATTAGCCTGCACTTTGATTCACCGGATACGGATCAGACCGTAGCAGTTCCGGTGCACCACGAGATTCGTGAACATATTCAGGCAATCCTCGCTGCGAAGCTTTTACTGACAGCTTTCCAGCCCGTCCATTCTCTCCCCGACAAGAACGTCGTGGGGGTAGAAGCACTGACAAGGTTCGTTGGAGAAGACGGCGCCGGCGCAGACGTCTGGTTCAATGAAGCCGCGGAAGCAGGGTTTGGAACTGAATTGGAAATAGCTGCCCTGCATTGTGCCCTGACGGCGGCCAAGGCCATTCCCCACGGCATGTATCTCGCATTAAACCTAACGCCTGCAACATCGCGCGATTCAAGGGTTCGGGCTCTTCTAGCTTCGGCAACCCTGCCGCCCAATAGGATCATTGTCGAGCTCACTGGAAGCCTCCAAGCGGCGGAAGGGTATGACGGCCAGGAAGGACTGGGCCCACTTCGTGCAGCGGGGCTTCGCTTGGCTGTTAGCGCTTCTGGAGCCGCCTTCACGTCCTTCTATCGGATTGCCGAGCTGCGCCCTGACATCATCAAACTGGATCGTCACCTGATTAAAGGCATCGATCACAACGAAGGACAACGGGTGCGCGCCCGAGCCGCCATTTGGCTCGCGCGCCAACTTGGTGCCACCGTCGTGGCGGAGGGAATCGAAACGACGGGCGAACTCAATGAAGTTATTGGACTGGAGGTAACTGCAGCCCAGGGTTATCTGTTCGGACGGCCTTCAACACATCCGCTGGATTGGTCGGAATGGCGTATTCGCAGCCAGCCTGAGGCGCAGCCCGCCCTATAG
- a CDS encoding NAD/NADP octopine/nopaline dehydrogenase family protein gives MVDIVIRSNEANAAATALTLAARDHRVCLLSDKVSPGPYEFEYFGDSRKVVLHGIDELTTGTSVIGIVFAEGEDVRTGLQDVLRIASPALMVIVGGGVTGAVEAVEAARHFGYDPSNVLHVGAFLVGGNLSAVRAEKHDVLAGFLGPNTPGETVELALSTFPRLSLGNPAAVALSSINALFHVPPMLLNAMSVERADATRFYVEGFGDSVCRLLLALDADRQRLGAALGLGLMPVQELKARYSGPDAPKGLSLREQVNTLSSQTAALPSSFHHRFLRHELRSSFAPMAELAAAVRVDVPTVSAVVRLGEILLEENIRDHAARPAQDFLNLLNTLHFPIERHDN, from the coding sequence ATGGTTGACATCGTTATCCGGTCCAATGAGGCAAATGCCGCTGCTACTGCCCTGACTCTGGCGGCCCGGGACCACAGGGTGTGTCTCCTGTCGGACAAAGTTTCTCCGGGACCATACGAGTTCGAATACTTCGGGGATTCACGCAAGGTGGTCCTACACGGGATCGATGAGCTCACGACCGGAACATCAGTAATCGGGATTGTCTTTGCCGAGGGCGAGGATGTGAGGACCGGATTGCAGGACGTTTTACGGATTGCTTCACCAGCTCTGATGGTCATCGTCGGAGGTGGAGTGACCGGCGCCGTTGAAGCGGTCGAGGCGGCGCGCCACTTTGGTTATGACCCCTCCAACGTACTCCATGTCGGTGCTTTCCTGGTGGGCGGCAACCTGAGCGCAGTGCGAGCAGAGAAGCATGACGTGTTGGCAGGCTTCCTAGGACCGAATACGCCTGGAGAGACAGTTGAGCTGGCTCTATCGACTTTCCCTCGGCTTTCACTGGGGAATCCGGCTGCTGTAGCACTATCGAGTATCAACGCCTTGTTCCACGTTCCACCGATGCTTCTCAATGCGATGAGCGTCGAGCGGGCAGACGCAACAAGGTTTTATGTCGAAGGGTTCGGCGACAGCGTGTGCAGACTCCTCCTCGCCCTGGATGCAGACCGTCAACGGCTGGGCGCGGCATTGGGTCTCGGACTTATGCCAGTGCAGGAGCTGAAGGCCAGATACAGCGGCCCCGATGCGCCAAAAGGTCTCAGTTTGAGAGAGCAGGTCAATACCCTGTCCAGTCAGACAGCCGCGCTTCCTTCAAGCTTCCATCATCGGTTTCTGCGTCACGAGCTGCGGTCCTCTTTCGCCCCCATGGCGGAACTGGCCGCAGCAGTCCGGGTGGATGTCCCTACGGTTAGCGCCGTCGTGAGGCTTGGCGAAATTCTTCTTGAAGAGAACATTCGGGATCACGCTGCACGACCTGCCCAGGACTTTCTGAACCTGTTGAACACCCTTCACTTTCCAATTGAACGCCATGATAACTAG
- a CDS encoding NAD(P)/FAD-dependent oxidoreductase, giving the protein MQHKVLVIGAGVIGCCLADELARRGASVTVIDAAEVGSATSAATFAWVNSNNKSPEEYSNLNLLGLQAHERSAARGGGRWFHQTGNVQIAQSDDELGALHHKVDKLASNGYQVRLLTPAQVRELEPALEAPRLAGGALYPKEGWIDTLTMCSSLLNRAMEAGATFAPYETVTDILPNRVTTQTPDGAAHEYEADTIILAAGNGNRKILASAGFDFPTLEPSVSGAEGGAKNAGIGIISTTGPVASGMRHIVRATGIAMRPARNGGITFADHPTGGKWDIDDPRIWTVPALLLERARELYPALKNVATENVSLGIRVLPEDGLTIADRVADLPSIYAVATHSGVTLSAHLAASVAEEVLTGNRHPSLEAFGLSRFVTL; this is encoded by the coding sequence GTGCAACACAAAGTACTCGTCATCGGGGCCGGAGTCATAGGTTGCTGCCTCGCAGATGAACTAGCCCGCCGGGGCGCTTCCGTCACCGTCATTGACGCCGCCGAAGTCGGATCAGCTACCAGTGCGGCCACATTCGCCTGGGTGAACTCCAACAACAAAAGCCCCGAGGAATACAGCAACCTCAATCTCCTCGGCCTTCAAGCCCACGAACGCTCAGCCGCACGAGGCGGCGGACGCTGGTTCCACCAAACCGGAAACGTGCAAATCGCACAAAGCGACGACGAGCTCGGAGCCCTCCACCACAAAGTCGATAAGCTCGCATCCAACGGCTACCAGGTGCGCCTGCTAACGCCTGCTCAAGTACGGGAACTCGAACCCGCACTCGAAGCTCCACGCCTTGCCGGGGGTGCCCTCTACCCGAAGGAAGGGTGGATAGACACACTAACCATGTGCTCCAGCCTTCTGAATCGAGCCATGGAGGCAGGCGCAACCTTCGCCCCCTACGAAACCGTCACCGATATTCTGCCAAACCGTGTGACAACACAAACCCCCGACGGCGCTGCGCATGAGTATGAGGCAGACACCATTATTCTGGCCGCGGGCAACGGAAACCGAAAGATACTTGCTAGTGCTGGTTTCGATTTCCCCACCCTCGAGCCATCGGTCAGCGGAGCCGAAGGCGGCGCGAAGAATGCCGGCATCGGAATCATCAGCACCACCGGACCGGTAGCATCTGGAATGCGCCACATCGTACGGGCAACAGGCATCGCCATGCGGCCCGCCCGCAACGGCGGCATAACCTTCGCCGACCATCCTACAGGCGGCAAATGGGACATCGATGACCCACGAATCTGGACAGTCCCGGCGCTGTTGCTCGAGCGTGCCCGCGAGCTCTACCCTGCCCTGAAAAACGTAGCCACAGAAAACGTCAGCCTCGGCATCAGGGTCTTGCCTGAAGACGGTCTCACCATCGCCGACCGAGTCGCCGACCTCCCCTCTATATACGCGGTAGCCACACATAGCGGGGTAACACTCTCGGCACACCTTGCAGCATCTGTCGCAGAAGAGGTCCTTACGGGGAACCGGCACCCCTCACTGGAGGCCTTCGGCCTGTCCCGGTTCGTCACGCTCTAG
- a CDS encoding amino acid ABC transporter ATP-binding protein codes for MALHAAIPAARSQQPSRTQARKTSEMTTAPKTQTPLLQLVGVSKHFGALKAVDDVSLEIRSGSVTCLVGPSGSGKSTLLRTVNMMEEINEGAIFFEGKMIGHEVRNGHRVPVSKKVGRKQTLNFGMVFQHFNLFPHYTALENVTAAPMIVKGLRKKDAESIGRRVLEQVGLGNRMDHYPSELSGGQQQRVAIARALAMEPKVLLFDEPTSALDPELVAEVLAVMKGLAEQGSTMMIVTHEMRFAEDVADEVVMMDAGRVIERGAPKDILHNPTTPRAKKFFASVGAL; via the coding sequence GTGGCTTTGCACGCCGCAATCCCAGCAGCCCGAAGCCAGCAGCCCTCGAGAACGCAGGCAAGGAAAACCTCTGAAATGACAACCGCCCCTAAAACACAAACACCGCTGCTTCAACTCGTCGGAGTGAGTAAACACTTCGGCGCCCTCAAAGCGGTAGACGACGTCAGCCTGGAAATCCGCAGCGGTTCAGTAACCTGCCTTGTCGGCCCATCCGGATCCGGTAAGAGCACCCTGCTCCGCACAGTGAACATGATGGAAGAGATCAATGAGGGTGCGATCTTTTTCGAAGGCAAGATGATCGGGCACGAAGTCCGCAATGGCCATCGTGTGCCCGTGTCAAAGAAAGTTGGGCGTAAACAGACCCTGAATTTCGGCATGGTGTTCCAACACTTCAATCTTTTCCCGCACTACACGGCCCTGGAAAATGTAACGGCTGCACCAATGATCGTGAAGGGCCTGCGGAAGAAGGACGCCGAATCTATCGGTCGGCGGGTACTCGAACAAGTTGGCTTGGGCAACCGAATGGATCACTACCCCAGCGAGCTCTCCGGCGGCCAACAACAGCGCGTTGCCATCGCCCGCGCTCTCGCTATGGAACCAAAAGTCCTGCTCTTTGACGAACCCACCAGCGCCCTTGACCCCGAACTTGTCGCAGAAGTCCTGGCAGTCATGAAGGGCCTCGCGGAACAGGGATCAACCATGATGATCGTCACCCATGAAATGCGATTCGCAGAAGATGTCGCCGACGAAGTGGTCATGATGGACGCCGGCCGCGTCATCGAGCGCGGAGCGCCCAAAGACATACTTCACAACCCCACAACACCCCGAGCAAAAAAGTTCTTCGCATCCGTCGGGGCACTTTAA
- a CDS encoding amino acid ABC transporter permease, which translates to MTRRRTAQASTVSRAPADLAGLKIRPRIGVAQWVSIALAVYLGLATLQFIAFNNNWKWDVVFSYLFSQIIMNGLLNTIYLTLLTTFFGLILGVITAWARMSPLLVLRTIAILYIWLMRAMPPLVMLLFVFFFGALAPTLGIGIPFGPTFASVPANEVISRFSAAIIGLSIYLGAYSAEIFRGGILALPSGQFEACKSLGLPPFRAYQKILGPQLIRVIIPSLANDVITIFKSTSLVSVIGYTELLTTVQTIYARNFETIPLLVVAVIWYLVLTSIAMFGQSRLEKRFGRGFARRNPSSPKPAALENAGKENL; encoded by the coding sequence TTGACCAGGCGGCGGACAGCGCAGGCTTCTACAGTTTCAAGGGCACCGGCTGATCTGGCTGGCCTCAAAATCAGGCCCAGAATCGGCGTAGCACAATGGGTCAGCATCGCCCTGGCGGTGTATCTGGGGCTGGCAACCCTCCAGTTCATCGCATTCAATAACAACTGGAAATGGGATGTAGTCTTCTCCTACTTGTTCAGCCAGATCATCATGAATGGCCTGTTGAACACGATCTATCTCACGCTCCTCACGACATTCTTCGGTTTGATTCTGGGCGTGATCACCGCGTGGGCACGCATGTCCCCTTTGCTTGTGCTGCGAACAATTGCAATCCTGTACATATGGTTGATGCGAGCCATGCCCCCGCTGGTCATGCTCCTCTTCGTGTTCTTCTTCGGCGCACTTGCACCTACGTTGGGAATCGGGATCCCTTTCGGCCCGACTTTCGCCTCCGTACCGGCAAATGAGGTCATCTCTCGGTTCAGCGCCGCAATCATCGGCCTGTCGATCTACTTGGGCGCCTACTCAGCCGAGATTTTCCGCGGCGGCATATTGGCCTTGCCTTCAGGTCAGTTTGAGGCCTGCAAGTCCCTTGGTCTTCCGCCGTTCAGGGCCTATCAGAAAATCCTGGGACCACAGCTGATCCGCGTCATTATCCCGTCCCTGGCCAATGACGTCATCACGATTTTCAAGAGCACGTCGCTGGTCTCGGTCATCGGTTACACAGAACTTTTGACCACAGTGCAGACCATTTACGCCCGCAACTTCGAGACCATTCCCCTCCTCGTCGTAGCGGTCATCTGGTACTTGGTGCTAACTAGCATCGCGATGTTCGGCCAGTCACGGCTGGAGAAGCGGTTCGGGCGTGGCTTTGCACGCCGCAATCCCAGCAGCCCGAAGCCAGCAGCCCTCGAGAACGCAGGCAAGGAAAACCTCTGA
- a CDS encoding ABC transporter substrate-binding protein yields the protein MKRRLAVLALASVAGILGMSACANPTDNVGAQQSGSTDILAAVQKDDTIAAMLPEEIRQKGGFTISINADVAPVKFVDGDGKITGLNPELLRAAAKVLGTEAEFQEGTFDAMVPGLEAKRYDAIASVADFVERQTRIDFIDYLKNGTAIIASKNFEKDQVTPEQFCGMSIGYARGTSQQGNLEKYAQACAEKGAAKLEVNGYQNSGAGILSVKSGAATAYWGDLPQMSYNVKTDPDAFKIVYQEQKSVLGIGINKDNPKLRDALRAALLKLVEDGTYDALLDKWGLKDFGIPDMHVNSTNRLGGK from the coding sequence TTGCGCGAATCCCACCGACAATGTTGGCGCCCAGCAATCGGGCAGCACCGACATCCTTGCGGCGGTCCAGAAGGACGACACCATCGCCGCGATGCTGCCCGAAGAAATCCGCCAAAAGGGTGGCTTCACAATCTCAATCAATGCAGACGTGGCTCCGGTCAAGTTCGTCGACGGCGACGGCAAGATCACGGGGCTGAACCCCGAGCTCCTTAGGGCAGCAGCTAAAGTGCTCGGCACCGAAGCCGAGTTCCAGGAGGGCACCTTCGATGCCATGGTTCCCGGACTGGAAGCCAAACGTTATGACGCCATCGCCTCTGTCGCTGACTTTGTCGAACGGCAAACCCGAATTGACTTTATCGACTACCTGAAAAACGGTACGGCGATCATCGCCAGCAAGAACTTCGAAAAAGACCAGGTCACGCCGGAGCAATTTTGCGGCATGAGCATCGGGTACGCCCGCGGCACATCCCAGCAGGGCAACCTGGAGAAATACGCCCAGGCCTGCGCAGAAAAAGGAGCAGCCAAGCTGGAAGTCAATGGCTACCAGAACTCTGGCGCCGGGATCCTGTCAGTGAAGAGCGGGGCCGCAACCGCCTACTGGGGCGACCTTCCGCAGATGTCGTACAACGTCAAGACCGACCCCGACGCTTTTAAGATCGTATACCAGGAACAAAAAAGCGTCCTTGGGATCGGCATCAACAAAGACAACCCCAAGCTCCGGGACGCGCTTCGCGCTGCTCTGCTCAAGCTGGTCGAGGACGGCACTTACGACGCTCTTCTGGACAAATGGGGTCTCAAAGACTTCGGAATCCCTGACATGCATGTGAACAGCACCAACAGGCTCGGAGGCAAGTAG